From Manduca sexta isolate Smith_Timp_Sample1 unplaced genomic scaffold, JHU_Msex_v1.0 HiC_scaffold_53, whole genome shotgun sequence, a single genomic window includes:
- the LOC115454440 gene encoding sesquipedalian-1: MSMKVNEKNLCAFASSATPVDRDGWLDMRGEVGKSYQRRWFTLKGNLLFYFDKKGDKEPVGVIILEGCTIELTEEEAYSFKIVFQCEGGRTYYLCTNSQASMETWMKALACASYDYMKLMVAELQRQLDEAQAEAAADAAALVTITPPDDEPKAPPRGQRYNPFNRVSESDGKTVQGSRHHKENIRPDIVRKKVPFRDIHAAYGRKILADRSEWRARLAKNKEGVTDKLLINL, from the exons atgagTATGAAAGTAAACGAGAAGAACTTGTGCGCGTTCGCGTCGTCCGCTACTCCAGTGGACCGCGATGGGTGGCTAGACATGCGCGGCGAGGTTGGGAAGAGCTACCAGCGCAGATGGTTCACCCTCAAGGGAAACCTCCTGTTCTACTTCGACAAGAAAGGCGACAAGGAGCCTGTGGGAGTCATTATACTGGAAGGATGCACTATAG AATTGACAGAAGAAGAGGCATACAGTTTCAAGATAGTGTTCCAATGTGAGGGTGGACGTACCTACTACCTGTGTACAAACTCGCAGGCGTCCATGGAGACTTGGATGAAGGCTCTGGCATGTGCGAGCTATGATTACATGAAGCTCATGGTTGCTGAGCTGCAGAGGCAGTTGGATGAGGCACAGG CCGAGGCTGCTGCAGATGCAGCTGCTTTAGTCACAATCACACCTCCAGACGATGAGCCCAAAGCACCCCCAAGAGGTCAGCGATACAATCCTTTCAACAGAGTTAGTGAGAGTGATGGTAAAACTGTGCAGGGCAGTAGACATC acAAAGAGAATATAAGACCAGATATAGTCCGTAAGAAAGTACCATTCCGGGACATCCACGCAGCGTACGGACGCAAGATACTGGCAGACAGGAGTGAATGGAGAGCAAGGCTTGCGAAAAACAAGGAAGGGGTGACCGACAAACTGCTCATCAATTTATAG